One region of Baekduia soli genomic DNA includes:
- a CDS encoding helix-turn-helix domain-containing protein — MAVLEDAITSMKSRLAEIDQQIGPLVAEADQLRDAIARLGGADGASSSPRRSARAATPAAPRRATGGSARRRRTAAGRAPRGANREAILKAIAGEPKTAGQVASETGIGRGTVASTLTKLVNDGRAKKAQRGYQAS; from the coding sequence CGCGCCTTGCCGAGATCGATCAGCAGATCGGACCGCTGGTCGCCGAGGCCGACCAGCTGCGCGACGCGATCGCGCGGCTCGGCGGCGCCGACGGCGCGTCGTCGTCCCCGCGCCGTTCCGCCCGGGCGGCGACCCCCGCCGCCCCGCGCCGCGCAACGGGCGGCAGCGCGCGCCGGCGGCGCACCGCCGCGGGGCGCGCGCCGCGCGGCGCCAACCGCGAGGCGATCCTGAAGGCCATCGCCGGCGAGCCCAAGACCGCCGGCCAGGTGGCGTCGGAGACCGGCATCGGCCGGGGCACCGTCGCCTCGACGCTCACCAAGCTCGTCAACGACGGCCGGGCCAAGAAGGCCCAGCGCGGCTACCAGGCGTCCTGA
- a CDS encoding SDR family NAD(P)-dependent oxidoreductase, translated as MQEIDFGLTGKVAIVTGGGAHPEGVGNGSAAAIMLARAGARIALVDIDEVAARRAHDLIVGEGGVAEVHHGDVGTEEDCRRVVTDIARQLGPPAVLVNNVGIAGPPGTAVDVDPDRWDDAMRINVKSMMLMARFVIPYMIEAGGGSIVNMSSAAGLLGGHPAVTYATTKGAITQLTRTMAAQHGLQGIRVNCVAPGMVYTPMVRSRGMTDEMREIRRKRSLMQTEGTAWDVGSAVLFLAGDLARWVTGVTLPVDAGYSAGSHLPSPPRR; from the coding sequence ATGCAGGAGATCGACTTCGGGCTGACCGGCAAGGTCGCCATCGTCACCGGCGGCGGCGCGCACCCCGAGGGGGTGGGCAACGGCAGCGCCGCGGCGATCATGCTCGCCCGCGCCGGCGCCCGCATCGCGCTCGTCGACATCGACGAGGTCGCCGCCCGCAGGGCCCATGACCTCATCGTCGGCGAGGGCGGCGTGGCCGAGGTCCACCACGGCGACGTCGGGACCGAGGAGGACTGCCGGCGCGTGGTGACCGACATCGCCCGCCAGCTCGGTCCCCCCGCCGTCCTGGTCAACAACGTGGGCATCGCCGGGCCGCCCGGCACCGCCGTCGACGTGGATCCCGACCGCTGGGACGACGCCATGCGGATCAACGTCAAGTCGATGATGTTGATGGCGCGGTTCGTCATCCCCTACATGATCGAGGCCGGCGGTGGGTCGATCGTCAACATGTCCTCGGCGGCCGGTCTGCTCGGGGGTCACCCCGCGGTGACGTACGCGACCACCAAGGGCGCCATCACCCAGCTCACCCGGACGATGGCCGCGCAGCACGGCCTCCAGGGCATCCGCGTCAACTGCGTGGCGCCGGGGATGGTGTACACGCCGATGGTGCGCTCGCGCGGCATGACGGACGAGATGCGCGAGATCCGCCGGAAGCGCTCGCTCATGCAGACCGAGGGCACCGCGTGGGACGTCGGCAGCGCCGTGCTGTTCCTCGCCGGTGACCTCGCGCGCTGGGTGACCGGCGTGACCCTGCCGGTCGACGCCGGCTACTCCGCGGGCTCGCACCTGCCCAGCCCGCCGCGGCGCTAG